The Saccharothrix variisporea genome has a segment encoding these proteins:
- a CDS encoding fatty acyl-AMP ligase → MLPVVDVKTVVELLRHQARRIPDRRSHVFLDGGGEEAAALTFGELDRRARAVAAELGDLVPPGSCAVLSYPPGLDFLPAFFGCLYAGVVAVPAPATRRTHGDARLERLAAIIADARPDCVLSTSHHLAGRYLADRALATDLVDPAAANRWTPVPMTPDTTAYLQYTSGTTKAPKGVVLTHDNVLGNLSLINRTGEHGDAPTVTWLPLFHDMGLIGGVLRPLHLGHTSVLMAPHVFARSPVTWLRALDRYRAEVAAAPSLGYDLCVRRVTEAQRDGLDLSRLRIAVISDEPLREATIDAFARRFAPSGFRRDAFLPSYGLAESTVLVSGGPLDGEPVVTAFDTDALARGLVRTAGPGARARRLVACGAPDPSLTVVVTDPDGRPTDDVGEIRVSGPSVGLGYWRRPVESRATFESTVDGYPGRRFLRTGNLGFLHDGLLHVLCRTEDLITVDGRAHLPYDLEEAVVAADPAIRAACAFTDPEGRVVVLAETREDVSVTVPGVDLVVPVRPGTLRHTTSGKLRRADSRAAWLSAREERTGR, encoded by the coding sequence GTGTTGCCAGTAGTCGACGTCAAGACCGTCGTGGAACTGCTCCGGCACCAGGCGCGGCGCATTCCCGACCGGCGTTCCCACGTGTTCCTGGACGGCGGCGGCGAGGAAGCCGCCGCCCTCACCTTCGGCGAACTCGACCGGCGGGCGAGGGCGGTCGCCGCCGAGCTCGGCGACCTCGTGCCGCCCGGCTCGTGCGCCGTGCTCAGCTACCCGCCGGGACTGGATTTCCTGCCCGCGTTCTTCGGCTGCCTGTACGCCGGGGTCGTCGCCGTGCCCGCGCCCGCGACGCGCCGCACCCACGGCGACGCCCGGCTGGAGCGGCTCGCCGCGATCATCGCCGACGCCCGGCCCGACTGCGTGCTGTCCACCTCGCACCACCTCGCCGGCCGCTACCTCGCCGACCGGGCGCTGGCGACCGACCTGGTGGACCCGGCCGCCGCCAACCGGTGGACGCCCGTCCCGATGACACCGGACACGACCGCCTACCTCCAGTACACCTCGGGCACGACCAAGGCCCCCAAAGGTGTCGTGCTCACCCACGACAACGTCCTGGGCAACCTGTCCCTGATCAACCGCACCGGGGAACACGGGGACGCGCCCACGGTGACCTGGCTGCCCCTGTTCCACGACATGGGCCTGATCGGCGGTGTCCTGCGCCCGCTGCACCTGGGCCACACGTCGGTGCTCATGGCGCCGCACGTGTTCGCCCGCTCCCCCGTCACCTGGCTGCGGGCCCTGGACCGCTACCGCGCCGAGGTCGCCGCCGCCCCGAGCCTCGGCTACGACCTGTGCGTCCGGCGGGTCACCGAGGCGCAGCGCGACGGCCTCGACCTCAGCCGCCTGCGCATCGCGGTGATCAGCGACGAGCCGCTGCGCGAGGCGACGATCGACGCCTTCGCCCGCCGCTTCGCGCCCAGCGGGTTCCGCCGGGACGCGTTCCTGCCCAGCTACGGCCTGGCCGAGTCCACCGTGCTGGTCAGCGGCGGCCCACTGGACGGCGAGCCGGTGGTGACCGCGTTCGACACCGACGCGCTGGCCCGGGGCCTGGTGCGGACGGCCGGGCCCGGCGCGCGGGCACGCCGGCTCGTGGCGTGCGGCGCGCCGGACCCGTCGCTCACCGTCGTGGTCACCGACCCGGACGGCAGGCCCACCGACGACGTCGGCGAGATCCGCGTCTCCGGACCCAGCGTGGGCCTGGGCTACTGGCGCCGGCCCGTCGAGTCGCGCGCCACCTTCGAGTCCACAGTGGACGGATATCCGGGACGGCGGTTCCTGCGCACCGGGAACCTCGGCTTCCTCCACGACGGCCTGCTGCACGTGCTGTGCCGCACCGAGGACCTGATCACCGTCGACGGCCGCGCGCACCTGCCCTACGACCTGGAGGAGGCCGTGGTCGCCGCCGACCCGGCCATCCGCGCGGCCTGCGCGTTCACCGACCCCGAGGGCCGGGTCGTCGTGCTCGCCGAGACCCGGGAGGACGTGTCGGTCACCGTGCCCGGCGTCGACCTGGTCGTCCCGGTCCGGCCCGGCACCCTGCGCCACACCACCAGCGGCAAGCTGCGCCGCGCCGACAGCCGGGCGGCGTGGCTGTCCGCCCGCGAGGAGAGGACCGGCCGATGA
- a CDS encoding VOC family protein, with product MQVDLFTIVVADYDPAIEFFTEVLGFELVDDSPSLTNDGRPKRWVVVRPPGAQTGILLARADGPEQAAVIGDQVAGRVGFFLRVDDFDAVHARMTAANVEFLTEPRTEPYGRIAVFRDIAGNKWDLLGPA from the coding sequence GTGCAGGTCGATCTCTTCACCATCGTCGTGGCCGACTACGACCCCGCGATCGAGTTCTTCACCGAGGTCCTGGGTTTCGAGCTGGTCGACGACTCGCCCTCCCTCACCAACGACGGTCGACCCAAGCGCTGGGTCGTCGTGCGTCCACCCGGGGCGCAGACGGGCATCCTGCTGGCGCGGGCCGACGGTCCCGAGCAGGCTGCCGTGATCGGCGACCAGGTCGCGGGGCGGGTCGGGTTCTTCCTGCGGGTGGACGACTTCGATGCCGTCCACGCCCGGATGACCGCCGCGAACGTCGAGTTCCTGACCGAACCGCGCACCGAGCCCTACGGGCGGATCGCGGTCTTCCGGGACATCGCCGGCAACAAGTGGGACTTGCTCGGTCCCGCCTGA
- a CDS encoding response regulator transcription factor produces the protein MRGDGLPAARVDVVSVGGADRPLPGLDPVRRAVPEVVLRDRPRVVVVDGFAERLVWRLADAGLRVVVLIEPADLVRALHSGARGFACRDGADVVPAVRAVATGGTYLAAGLVDRLRGLPPLGGLTVREREVLRLVAQGRSNVEIAREIHVSAATVKTHMSHILTKLDLPNRMHAALLAQRVGLRC, from the coding sequence ATGCGCGGGGACGGGCTGCCGGCGGCGCGGGTGGACGTGGTGTCGGTGGGTGGGGCGGACCGACCGCTGCCCGGCCTGGACCCGGTCCGCCGCGCGGTGCCCGAGGTGGTGCTGCGGGACCGGCCGCGGGTCGTGGTGGTGGACGGGTTCGCCGAGCGGTTGGTGTGGCGGTTGGCGGACGCCGGGCTGCGGGTGGTCGTGCTGATCGAGCCTGCGGACCTGGTGCGGGCGCTGCACTCGGGTGCGCGGGGCTTCGCGTGCCGGGACGGGGCGGACGTGGTGCCGGCGGTCCGGGCGGTGGCGACCGGCGGGACGTACCTGGCCGCCGGGTTGGTGGACCGGCTGCGGGGGTTGCCGCCGTTGGGCGGGTTGACCGTGCGGGAGCGGGAGGTCCTGCGGTTGGTCGCGCAAGGGCGGTCGAACGTGGAGATCGCGCGGGAGATCCACGTGTCGGCGGCGACGGTGAAGACCCACATGTCCCACATCCTCACCAAGCTCGACCTGCCCAACCGGATGCACGCGGCGCTGCTGGCCCAGCGCGTGGGCCTGCGCTGTTAG
- a CDS encoding beta-ketoacyl-[acyl-carrier-protein] synthase family protein → MGLGRPRIDYDLHPTLPPLPDDPVVVTGLGMTTPQGGDATSSWSALLAGEPGAVPLDWARDLPVRIGAPLRVDPAGELDRVEARRWDRCQQVAVVAAREAWADAGAPDVPAERFGVVFGTGLGGGRTLLDQDRRLRERGADRVSPFAVTMLMPNGPAAAVSLALGARAGAHAPTSACASGAEAIAWALTMLRTGRADVVLAGGAEACLGELSLSTFARMGALSRRNDAARSASRPFDRARDGFVLAEGAGALVLERASHARARGARAYAVLAGAGMSSDAHDMTAPAPDGQVRAIQEALRTGCLDPHDITHVNAHAPGTQVGDRIEAAAVLSALGPHPLVTATKSVTGHCIGGAGAIEAAFTVLSVCHDVVPGTLNLDELDPEVKLEVVADGSRRVRMTAAISNSFGFGGHNVVLAFTKHP, encoded by the coding sequence ATGGGACTGGGCCGGCCGCGCATCGACTACGACCTGCACCCCACCCTGCCGCCGCTGCCCGACGACCCGGTGGTGGTGACCGGGCTGGGGATGACCACGCCGCAGGGCGGTGACGCGACCTCGTCGTGGTCGGCGCTGCTGGCGGGGGAGCCCGGCGCGGTCCCGCTGGACTGGGCCCGCGACCTGCCGGTCCGCATCGGCGCACCGCTGCGGGTGGACCCGGCGGGCGAACTGGACCGCGTGGAGGCCCGCCGCTGGGACCGCTGCCAGCAGGTCGCGGTGGTCGCGGCGCGGGAGGCGTGGGCCGACGCCGGTGCCCCGGACGTGCCGGCCGAGCGGTTCGGCGTCGTGTTCGGGACCGGGTTGGGCGGCGGGCGGACCCTGCTGGACCAGGACCGGCGGCTGCGCGAGCGCGGCGCGGACCGCGTGTCGCCGTTCGCGGTCACCATGCTCATGCCCAACGGTCCGGCCGCCGCGGTGAGCCTGGCCCTGGGCGCGCGGGCCGGTGCGCACGCCCCGACCAGCGCGTGCGCGTCCGGTGCCGAGGCCATCGCGTGGGCGCTGACGATGCTGCGGACGGGACGCGCGGACGTGGTCCTGGCGGGCGGCGCGGAGGCGTGCCTGGGCGAACTGTCCCTGTCGACGTTCGCCCGGATGGGGGCGCTGTCGCGCCGCAACGACGCGGCGCGATCGGCGTCCCGCCCCTTCGACCGGGCACGGGACGGTTTCGTGCTGGCCGAGGGCGCGGGGGCGTTGGTGCTGGAACGCGCCTCGCACGCTCGGGCCAGGGGTGCGCGCGCCTACGCCGTCCTGGCGGGTGCGGGCATGAGCTCCGACGCGCACGACATGACCGCTCCCGCGCCGGACGGTCAGGTCCGGGCGATCCAGGAGGCGTTGCGCACCGGGTGCCTGGACCCGCACGACATCACCCACGTCAACGCCCATGCCCCGGGCACGCAGGTGGGTGATCGGATCGAGGCGGCGGCCGTGCTGTCGGCCCTGGGCCCGCACCCGCTGGTGACGGCGACCAAGTCGGTGACCGGGCACTGCATCGGGGGTGCGGGGGCGATCGAGGCCGCGTTCACGGTGCTGAGCGTGTGCCACGACGTGGTGCCGGGGACGCTGAACCTGGACGAGTTGGACCCGGAGGTGAAGTTGGAGGTCGTCGCGGACGGCAGTCGGCGGGTGCGGATGACCGCGGCGATCTCCAACTCCTTCGGCTTCGGCGGGCACAACGTCGTGCTCGCCTTCACCAAGCACCCCTGA
- the fabG gene encoding 3-oxoacyl-ACP reductase FabG, with protein sequence MARTVLVTGGNRGIGLAIARAFAERGDRVAITHRGAAVPEYLYGVRCDVTDSAAVDAAFAEVEHELGTVEVLVANAGITDSTLLTRMTEDRFTRVLDTNLTGAWRCARRAVGPMVRGRNGRMIFISSVVGLYGSAGLTNYAASKAGLIGLARSIAREVGSRRVTANVVAPGFVTTDMTSNLPQQYGAAYRDAIPLGRFAEPTEVAGVVEWLAGPAAGYITGAVIPVDGGLGMGH encoded by the coding sequence ATGGCCCGGACGGTTCTGGTGACCGGGGGCAATCGCGGTATCGGGCTCGCCATCGCGCGGGCGTTCGCCGAGCGGGGCGACCGGGTCGCGATCACCCACCGGGGCGCCGCCGTGCCCGAGTACCTGTACGGGGTGCGGTGCGACGTGACCGACTCGGCGGCCGTGGACGCGGCGTTCGCGGAGGTGGAGCACGAGTTGGGGACGGTCGAGGTGCTCGTGGCCAACGCCGGCATCACCGACAGCACGCTGCTGACGCGGATGACCGAGGACCGGTTCACGCGGGTCCTCGACACCAACCTCACCGGGGCGTGGCGGTGCGCGCGGCGCGCGGTGGGGCCGATGGTGCGCGGCCGGAACGGGCGGATGATCTTCATCTCGTCGGTGGTCGGCCTCTACGGCAGCGCGGGCCTGACCAACTACGCGGCGAGCAAGGCCGGTCTGATCGGGCTGGCGCGGTCCATCGCGCGGGAGGTCGGCAGCCGGCGGGTGACCGCGAACGTCGTGGCGCCGGGGTTCGTGACGACGGACATGACGTCCAACCTGCCGCAGCAGTACGGCGCGGCTTACCGGGACGCGATCCCGCTGGGCCGGTTCGCCGAGCCCACGGAGGTGGCGGGGGTGGTGGAGTGGCTCGCGGGTCCGGCGGCCGGCTACATCACCGGCGCGGTGATCCCGGTGGACGGCGGCTTGGGGATGGGCCACTGA
- a CDS encoding fatty acyl-AMP ligase, with amino-acid sequence MSHPVRLPGTDVPLTTLVDLCRARATAEPDRPAFRHHPEGTTLTLGEFDARARALAVRLAATTPPGSRALLAFAPGVHFAVALAGCFYAGVIAVPVPSLAGPGARAESVVGNARPTVVLSTAGELAELAEAALGDLVPIGVDEVDPRTADRWRRPPIGPESVAYLQYSSGSTGVPKGVTLTHANVLHNLALIHQATSRPSDGEGVPRPTSLLWLPQHYNMGLIGSVLEPLFSGHDVVTMAASRFVRSPYSWLRALSDIGRVDTAAPNFALELAARRVTDAQRATLDLSGVEMLLIGGEPVRASTLDRFHDTFAGTGLRRDALVPGYGLAESTVLVTAAQLGDGPVVLRVDRDALAAGLARPVPPGTNGRRLVSSGPVPPSVAVVTVDPATGQPCADGRIGEIHVSGPSVGAGYWNAEPDLSDVFHTVLPDHPGRRFLRTGDLGFRYDGELFVTGRAKEVIIIAGTNHYPHDIETTVEGAHPAVREGGVCALGVDDGSREQLVVLAEVVPESTVDASRLAQTIRRAVHVEHGLQVHRVELLCPGSLPYTVNGKLRRADCLKAHLSGALPRWKP; translated from the coding sequence ATGAGCCACCCCGTGCGCCTGCCCGGCACCGACGTGCCGCTGACCACCCTGGTCGACCTGTGCCGGGCGCGGGCGACCGCCGAGCCGGACCGGCCGGCGTTCCGCCACCACCCCGAGGGCACGACGCTGACCCTGGGCGAGTTCGACGCCCGCGCCCGCGCGCTGGCCGTGCGGCTGGCCGCGACCACCCCACCCGGGTCGCGGGCGCTGCTCGCGTTCGCCCCCGGCGTGCACTTCGCCGTCGCGCTGGCGGGGTGCTTCTACGCGGGCGTGATCGCCGTGCCGGTGCCGTCCCTGGCCGGGCCGGGCGCCCGCGCGGAGTCGGTGGTGGGCAACGCGCGGCCCACCGTCGTGCTGTCCACGGCCGGTGAGCTCGCCGAACTGGCCGAGGCCGCCTTGGGCGACCTGGTGCCGATCGGCGTGGACGAGGTGGACCCGCGCACCGCCGACCGCTGGCGGCGTCCGCCGATCGGCCCGGAGTCCGTCGCCTACCTCCAGTACTCGTCGGGTTCGACGGGGGTGCCCAAGGGCGTCACCCTCACCCACGCCAACGTGCTGCACAACCTCGCCCTCATCCACCAGGCCACCAGCCGCCCGTCGGACGGCGAGGGCGTGCCCCGGCCGACGTCGCTGCTGTGGCTGCCGCAGCACTACAACATGGGCCTGATCGGCAGCGTGCTGGAACCGCTGTTCTCCGGCCACGACGTGGTCACGATGGCCGCGTCCCGGTTCGTGCGCAGCCCCTACTCCTGGTTGCGCGCCCTGTCCGACATCGGGCGAGTCGACACCGCCGCGCCGAACTTCGCACTGGAGCTGGCCGCCCGGCGGGTCACCGACGCGCAGCGGGCGACGCTGGACCTCAGCGGCGTGGAGATGCTGCTGATCGGCGGCGAACCCGTGCGCGCCTCGACGCTGGACCGCTTCCACGACACCTTCGCCGGCACCGGCCTGCGCCGCGACGCCCTCGTGCCCGGCTACGGCCTGGCCGAGTCGACCGTGCTGGTCACCGCCGCCCAGCTGGGCGACGGCCCGGTGGTGCTGCGCGTGGACCGGGACGCCCTGGCCGCCGGCCTGGCCCGACCGGTGCCGCCGGGCACGAACGGCCGCCGCCTGGTCAGCTCCGGACCGGTGCCGCCGTCGGTCGCCGTGGTCACGGTGGACCCGGCGACCGGGCAGCCGTGCGCGGACGGTCGGATCGGCGAGATCCACGTGTCCGGCCCCAGCGTCGGCGCGGGGTACTGGAACGCCGAGCCGGACCTGTCCGACGTGTTCCACACCGTGCTGCCCGACCACCCCGGACGGCGGTTCCTGCGCACGGGCGACCTCGGCTTCCGCTACGACGGCGAGCTGTTCGTCACCGGCCGGGCGAAGGAGGTGATCATCATCGCGGGCACCAACCACTACCCGCACGACATCGAGACCACGGTCGAGGGCGCGCACCCGGCGGTCCGCGAGGGCGGCGTGTGCGCGCTGGGCGTGGACGACGGGAGCCGCGAGCAGCTGGTCGTGCTCGCGGAGGTGGTGCCGGAGTCCACAGTGGACGCGTCGCGCCTGGCGCAGACCATCCGGCGGGCGGTGCACGTCGAACACGGGCTCCAGGTGCACCGGGTCGAACTGCTGTGCCCGGGGTCGCTGCCCTACACCGTCAACGGCAAGCTGCGCCGCGCCGACTGCCTCAAGGCCCACCTGTCCGGCGCCCTGCCGCGCTGGAAACCCTGA
- a CDS encoding epoxide hydrolase family protein yields MTNTEIRPFRVEVPQAKLDDLADRLRRALWPAELPGVGDAYGVPGDRVRSLAQYWLEEFDWRAFEAKLNAHPQFVTEIDGEDIHFLHVRSSRPDATPLILTHGWPGTVVEYLDVIAPLTEPAADQPAFHVVIPSLPGFGFSGPTRSTGWNRYRTARAWVELMHRLGYERYGAVGNDGGSMISPEIGRLDTERVIGVHVTQIFSFPSGDPAEFADLSEADMAALGHLQWFMDNKFSFNQVHSQQPQTLAYALTDSPIGLLGWNAQLFGESLDPEFVIANVAIHWLTGTAGSAIRFYYEDAHTTDHPTEPTTTPTGLAMFAGDFQSIRRFADRDHKNIVSWNSYDTSTGKGGANDAAGHYAAHEAPEVLVADIRQFYAQLI; encoded by the coding sequence ATGACGAACACCGAGATCCGCCCGTTCCGCGTCGAGGTTCCGCAGGCCAAGCTGGACGACCTGGCCGACCGCCTGCGCCGGGCGCTGTGGCCGGCGGAGCTGCCGGGCGTCGGTGACGCGTACGGGGTGCCCGGCGACCGGGTCCGCTCCCTCGCCCAGTACTGGCTGGAGGAGTTCGACTGGCGGGCCTTCGAGGCGAAGCTCAACGCCCACCCGCAGTTCGTCACCGAGATCGACGGCGAGGACATCCACTTCCTGCACGTCCGCTCGTCCCGCCCGGACGCCACGCCGCTGATCCTCACCCACGGGTGGCCCGGCACGGTCGTCGAGTACCTGGACGTCATCGCCCCGCTGACCGAGCCCGCCGCCGACCAGCCCGCCTTCCACGTCGTCATCCCGTCGCTGCCCGGCTTCGGCTTCTCCGGCCCCACCCGCAGCACCGGCTGGAACCGCTACCGCACCGCCCGCGCCTGGGTCGAGCTCATGCACCGCCTGGGCTACGAGCGCTACGGCGCGGTCGGCAACGACGGCGGCTCGATGATCTCCCCCGAGATCGGTCGCCTGGACACCGAGCGGGTCATCGGCGTGCACGTCACCCAGATCTTCTCGTTCCCCTCGGGCGACCCGGCCGAGTTCGCCGACCTGAGCGAGGCGGACATGGCCGCGCTCGGGCACCTCCAGTGGTTCATGGACAACAAGTTCTCGTTCAACCAGGTGCACAGCCAGCAGCCGCAGACCCTGGCCTACGCCCTCACCGACTCCCCCATCGGCCTGCTCGGCTGGAACGCGCAGCTGTTCGGCGAGAGCCTGGACCCGGAGTTCGTGATCGCGAACGTGGCGATCCACTGGCTGACCGGCACCGCCGGCTCGGCGATCCGCTTCTACTACGAGGACGCCCACACCACCGACCACCCGACCGAGCCGACCACCACCCCGACCGGCCTGGCGATGTTCGCCGGCGACTTCCAGTCCATCCGCCGCTTCGCCGACCGCGACCACAAGAACATCGTCAGCTGGAACTCGTACGACACCTCGACCGGCAAGGGCGGCGCGAACGACGCGGCCGGCCACTACGCGGCCCACGAGGCGCCGGAGGTCCTGGTCGCCGACATCCGCCAGTTCTACGCGCAGCTCATCTGA
- a CDS encoding AraC family transcriptional regulator has product MAGIRSMVEVAAAHGVAVGTCLAGSGVTPDLLDDPDAAVHGSQELVVAANLVRACPRPGLGVEAGSRLGLRHYGVWGFALLASPTLGVAAEVGLQRLALTYVTAGVALWVAGEEVRVEVDAAGVPAAVRDFVVERELATVRTIVDAILGEPVPLLRVELRRPPVTGLFPGVPVVFDAPRDALVAAAPVLDRPLPQADQRTMRLCARECDLLLHDRLDHRVTECVRTLCHTTGSFPDMTTTAARLHLSTRTLRRRLAAEGTSYHRLVAEVRHATAIELLSTTRLGVEPIALRLGYTDASTFTRAFRRWTGTTPGAYRSSAR; this is encoded by the coding sequence ATGGCCGGTATCCGCAGCATGGTCGAGGTCGCCGCCGCCCACGGGGTGGCGGTGGGGACGTGCCTGGCGGGCAGCGGGGTCACGCCGGACCTGCTCGACGACCCGGACGCGGCCGTGCACGGGTCCCAGGAGTTGGTGGTCGCGGCCAACCTGGTGCGCGCCTGCCCCCGGCCGGGACTCGGGGTGGAGGCCGGGTCGCGGCTGGGGTTGCGGCACTACGGCGTGTGGGGGTTCGCGTTGCTGGCCAGCCCGACCCTGGGTGTCGCGGCGGAGGTCGGGCTCCAGCGGCTGGCGCTGACCTACGTCACCGCCGGGGTGGCGCTGTGGGTCGCGGGCGAGGAGGTGCGGGTCGAGGTGGACGCGGCCGGGGTGCCCGCGGCCGTCCGGGACTTCGTCGTGGAACGCGAGTTGGCCACCGTCCGGACCATCGTCGACGCGATCCTCGGCGAACCCGTGCCGCTGCTGCGCGTCGAGCTGCGCCGCCCGCCCGTCACCGGGCTGTTCCCCGGAGTTCCGGTGGTGTTCGACGCGCCGCGCGACGCCCTGGTCGCCGCCGCCCCCGTCTTGGACAGACCGCTGCCGCAGGCCGACCAGCGCACGATGCGCTTGTGCGCCAGGGAATGCGACCTGCTCCTGCACGACCGCCTGGACCACCGGGTCACCGAGTGCGTCCGCACCCTGTGCCACACCACGGGCTCGTTCCCGGACATGACGACGACCGCTGCCCGCCTGCACCTGTCCACCAGGACATTGCGCCGCCGCCTGGCCGCCGAGGGCACCTCGTACCACCGCCTGGTCGCCGAGGTCCGGCACGCCACGGCGATCGAACTGCTGTCCACCACCCGGCTCGGCGTCGAACCGATCGCCCTGCGCCTGGGCTACACCGACGCCTCCACCTTCACCCGCGCCTTCCGCCGCTGGACCGGCACCACCCCCGGCGCGTACCGCTCCTCGGCCCGCTGA
- a CDS encoding trypsin-like serine protease, producing the protein MRTATVAAAVVAIAAATATPAAAINTYNATPAPERTEVGALVATWDNDDNPATPDRVDWVCSGTMVDRDTFLTAAHCTTDWPSNVKFYVSLLQDVQSALDAATGTPAQRAAAVGVPGVAHSDPAYPGTSADPHDIAVVQVSAKQTAARWSFTPATLPTAGKLDALGPQALNDTEYSVVGYGTEEALNAPGGQTHPGGGVRMKAPLGFNALNNSWLRLSMIESQGYGGACYGDSGGPNFATIDGKRTLVATTITGDAPCYATNVVYRLDTPAARSFLSPFVTLP; encoded by the coding sequence ATGCGCACAGCCACCGTGGCCGCCGCCGTGGTCGCGATCGCCGCAGCGACCGCCACACCCGCCGCCGCGATCAACACCTACAACGCCACCCCCGCGCCCGAGCGCACCGAGGTCGGCGCACTGGTCGCGACCTGGGACAACGACGACAACCCCGCCACCCCCGACCGCGTCGACTGGGTGTGCAGCGGAACGATGGTCGACCGCGACACCTTCCTGACCGCCGCGCACTGCACCACCGACTGGCCGTCGAACGTGAAGTTCTACGTGTCACTGCTCCAGGACGTGCAGTCCGCCCTCGACGCCGCCACCGGCACCCCCGCGCAGAGGGCGGCGGCCGTCGGCGTCCCCGGCGTGGCGCACAGCGACCCGGCCTACCCCGGCACGTCCGCCGACCCGCACGACATCGCGGTCGTCCAGGTCTCCGCCAAGCAGACCGCCGCCCGCTGGTCGTTCACCCCGGCCACCCTCCCCACCGCCGGCAAGCTCGACGCCCTGGGCCCGCAGGCGTTGAACGACACCGAGTACTCGGTCGTCGGCTACGGCACCGAGGAGGCCTTGAACGCCCCCGGCGGCCAGACCCACCCGGGCGGCGGCGTCCGCATGAAGGCGCCGCTGGGCTTCAACGCCCTCAACAACAGCTGGCTGCGCCTGTCCATGATCGAGTCCCAGGGCTACGGCGGCGCGTGCTACGGCGACTCGGGCGGCCCGAACTTCGCCACGATCGACGGCAAGCGCACCCTGGTGGCCACCACGATCACCGGCGACGCACCCTGCTACGCCACCAACGTGGTCTACCGCCTCGACACCCCGGCGGCCCGCTCGTTCCTGAGCCCGTTCGTCACCCTGCCCTGA
- a CDS encoding GNAT family N-acetyltransferase, protein MTLLGDALLSVRRRDWASVSGDEGRSIESIWAEAFPPAERGTHDTVSRRNSTWLWTADLDGELVGFATALALPTSGAAYLEYLAVSSSTRGLGVGAALLDVIAEDVRDDVRGIVLEVEDPVRTPGRDPLLARRVGFYARWGAWPVGLLDGYSMPDLASPGELVPMVLLWRGDEELDADGVARVLADLYEGYYAGLAPDGHLDAMLRRVDGLRR, encoded by the coding sequence ATGACGTTGCTTGGTGATGCTCTGCTGTCCGTGCGTCGACGTGACTGGGCGTCGGTGTCCGGGGATGAGGGTCGGTCGATCGAGTCGATCTGGGCCGAGGCGTTTCCGCCGGCCGAGCGGGGGACGCACGACACCGTCTCCCGGCGCAACAGCACATGGCTGTGGACGGCCGACCTCGACGGGGAGCTTGTCGGGTTTGCCACCGCGTTGGCCTTGCCGACCTCGGGTGCGGCCTACCTGGAGTACCTGGCGGTGTCCTCGTCCACTCGTGGTCTGGGGGTGGGGGCCGCGCTGCTCGACGTGATCGCCGAGGACGTGCGGGACGACGTGCGGGGGATCGTGCTGGAGGTGGAGGATCCGGTGCGGACGCCGGGGCGGGATCCGCTGTTGGCTCGGCGGGTCGGGTTCTACGCGCGGTGGGGTGCGTGGCCGGTGGGGTTGTTGGACGGGTATTCCATGCCCGACTTGGCTTCGCCCGGTGAGTTGGTGCCGATGGTCCTGTTGTGGCGTGGGGACGAGGAGTTGGACGCCGACGGGGTGGCGCGGGTGCTCGCGGACCTGTACGAGGGCTACTACGCCGGCCTCGCGCCGGACGGGCACCTCGACGCGATGTTGCGCCGCGTCGACGGCCTGCGCCGATGA
- a CDS encoding TetR/AcrR family transcriptional regulator — MSSPTETGLPGRRRQAAQNDQVILDAAREVFLADPKAPVAAVAKRAGVGISALYRRYPGKEDMLRRLCHDGLRHYIAEAEAALEEADAWAGFTRFLERVVEADVHSLTVHLAGTFTPTPEMFEDSQRAAGLAQDLVDRARQSGRLRADAVVEDLGLVLEGCAAIRVPDAGRTRELRRRVLAMMVESLGQSGAPDLPGPPPNGTDFAWRWQQRP, encoded by the coding sequence ATGTCGTCACCCACCGAGACCGGCCTGCCCGGTCGCCGCCGCCAAGCGGCCCAGAACGACCAGGTGATCCTCGACGCGGCCCGCGAGGTCTTCCTGGCCGACCCGAAAGCGCCGGTCGCGGCCGTGGCCAAGCGCGCGGGCGTGGGGATCAGCGCCCTGTACCGGCGTTACCCGGGCAAGGAGGACATGCTGCGGCGGCTGTGCCACGACGGCCTGCGCCACTACATCGCCGAGGCCGAGGCGGCGTTGGAGGAGGCCGACGCGTGGGCGGGGTTCACGCGGTTCCTGGAGCGGGTGGTGGAGGCCGATGTGCACTCGTTGACCGTGCACCTGGCCGGCACGTTCACCCCGACGCCGGAGATGTTCGAGGACTCCCAGCGCGCCGCGGGGCTGGCCCAGGACCTGGTCGACCGGGCGCGACAGTCGGGACGGCTGCGGGCGGATGCCGTCGTCGAAGACCTTGGTCTGGTCCTGGAGGGCTGTGCCGCGATCCGCGTCCCGGACGCCGGGCGCACGCGGGAGCTGCGGCGGCGCGTGCTGGCGATGATGGTGGAGAGCCTGGGCCAGTCGGGCGCGCCCGACCTGCCCGGACCACCTCCGAACGGCACCGACTTCGCCTGGCGCTGGCAGCAGCGCCCCTGA